The nucleotide window TTTCTACTTCCTCCTTCCCGTTAACACAGTGTTGGGTTTACAGTGTGTTTCATATTGGACAGGTTTGCTGTatcatctgtttgtttcctcCATGCAGGTTGGTTATAGCGAGCCGCTTTCATCCGTGTCCAGTCCTAATGGGGCTGCTCAGATTCCTCGCCCCATCCAGACCCTTTGTAGTCTACTCCCAATACAAAGAGGTAAATCATCCATGGTGTTAACTTGACAACAGTGACTCAAAAACGGCTTTATTGTCCACCAggtaatttttttattacagtAACACAGCAGAGATCCCTGTCCCTGCTGTAGTGTTGCAATGCCTTTTCAAGTCGCAGAGCTCTGTTGTGCTTATGCTGCTGAAAAGATGACCGTGCGAGGGTGTTGACTCATTGACTCTGCAGTCCTCCGCCTAATATTTCTGTTTCCATCTCTCCTGCCTTCATCTCTGCAGCCTCTGATTGAGTGCTTCACAAAACTCAAAGAACAAGGCGGTGCGGTCGACATCAGGCTCACAGACACTTGGGTCAGACATTATCAGGTAAAGTTTTAACTCAGAATCAGCCCAGAATGctgattattaatattattttcattattttttaagtttaaacGGTAAAGATGCTGTAATCATTACTTCTTAATGATTTCTGGACTAGTTGTCCGTGTGTAATGAACCAACAGAGAATTATTATCAGCTTCTGCAGCTCCCCTCAGCtctgttcacttttttttttgtatctctttCACTGTCTTTTTTCTCTGCCCGGCCATTTTCATCAGGGTTATTTTCAGATATGTGAGGCAGCTTTTTTCAGTCAAAGTGGCACTACCAGGCAGTTACACTATCTGTTCTCCTGTGAAGAGCAGAAGAGTGCAAAAAGGAGAGCAAAGATTTATGTTGAGTTAGTtatttgaacacacacaccgctgcataataataatacttaggTGGTTCCTCACTTTTTGGATGCGTACTTGGCAGCTCTTTCATAATTATGCTAACATAAACCCTCAAGTGCAATgatatacatgtttatttaagctTCATTTGCACACCAATCAATGAAgcttaaatgattaaaaaatacattaaatttaAAAGGAGTTAAATTGAGAACTTTTCTCTTGTCAGtaaatactttaaatgcagTATTTAAAGCTTCTTAAGGGACCTTCAGTTGCGCCAATTTTTGCACCCGCTGAGGTCAAAGCAAGAAGTACCTTTTGTCTGTTTACCGCTTCTGTACCATACATGTAAAAGTGGTGTTTTCAGATGAAAAATCTCCTCAAGCTCGTTGAACAGTCAAACATTTTACCTGATTTGAATGTTTGCCCTAGAAacaaggctgtttctgcagcctcctGTTACtcactcacagtgtccagttttctctctacttgttcttattgagagaaataaacatgtgtattggcaggtgtcagccgggagctgaaccgggtcataatcagtccagcggcagaaaagctcagacggctctgatgttgctggtctgcaaattTAGCGTACCAGCAATTCCCatcagtctgttggctttgtatccaaaggtggggaaatgtccggtttaaagttgtcaacctttgtgttgttgttggcagcagttgcgtattgatcctctttttaaaaagcgTACTGGCAGCTGACGCAcagctgcagccgccagctgagcgtctctgctgtgtgcaacaccttttaacagctgattcacatcaaaacatgctttaaacttaaaacacctccctgatagatgagtgtaatatgagaccacatgatgtttgttccacgtgacggaaaattgaaaagaaaaatgagtatttcgagtaatttcttaacaatcaattaatcgataatcgattaattgtgtacatccctagttttcaCTAATAGTAGTGTTTGCATTTTTGAGTCATACAGAAGCTTCAGTTATCATTTGggtctgtttcataagcagctaAAAAACTCCttttatgagttttaatttatcatttggTTTACCCAACTTGATGAAAATTGAGAAGCTCCACATTTTGTCAGTGTTAACCATCTCAAGGGGACATCATCGAAATGGTCTGTCTAATTAACATCTTTTCGTGATGTGCATTTTAATACAACAGAAGCAACATTCTCGTACTCAGTTGGAACCAGCTCTGATTGTCTCTGTTACTGTAAACCATTTAATGGATTATCATCATGGTTGCTGTTAAAGTTTGGTTTAATGAAGTACTTGTTTTAGTGTTTGGTAATTTTTACCTTCATTATTGGTTGAACTGCCTCAGACATTTCATGCTCTGCAGAAATGTTTTTCAGAAAAGATAAAAGTCTGATCtttcacagcagagactccCTCACTGCCCACTCtctgttccttttctttttttcgttTGTGAACTTTGCAGTAACCGCCTGAAACCAGTTAGTTTTCATACTCAAAGACATCGTCCCCTCACGACCAGAGTGTTATTTCCCCTGGCTCATCTATTAGACTTTAATGTCTCTTTGACTGTATGTATGTCCCGTCTCCAGGTGTTGCCTAACAGGACACATCCTCTGCTGCTGATGAGCGGGGGTGGGGGCTACCTCCTCTCAGGAACAACAGTTGCCGTGGACCGCTCCAAACCTGCAGGCTCCCGGCGAGCTGAGGAACCGGCGCCAAAGAGACAGAAACTTACGGACAGTGAAggataaacaaaacacaagcaaagaatCCTCAGAAGGCACATTACCGACGACCTACAGGGAATTTCCTCCAGCATCGACTCCTCTGATTTGACAGATCTGACCTGACACATCTGGAATAAACCAGGCATAGTGTCTGTTTTGCATTCATCAGCACACTTTCCCCCGGCTCGTGTATCCAGATCAGTGCAGTCTTAAAGTAATGCTGAGGAGTTAACTGTAAGTCAGTGCAGGCCGTATGAGcacagtgtgtgttgtgtaatgACAAGCAGAAATAACGTTATGTGTTGACAGTATGTGGCAGGTTTGTGTTTTATGCCTTAACAATACGTGTAAGAGCTTTCTTTTCTTGGTTAAATGCTCCCCAGCTGCTAGGTTATgactttttttactttgttatcCCTGCAGTCAGTGCCATTTGTTGTATTAGCTTCACTGTGGGCTACATCTGTATCTGCTCAGGattaaaaaagcagaagaagaagaaaggctgtgtgaactttttttttcatcaaggaATAATTTGAAAGAGATATGTTTGGTCCCAGAATAATTTCTTTTATTGAGTGCAAACTGAACAAACTCCTAAGAAGACAATATTTTGAATAATTTgtctcatatatatatatatatatattattttcttAGTTTCCCTTACTGTATATTTACAAACATCAAAATCATTCCCATGCGGATTAATTTGATAACATCAAAATATCACAAATACAATGATGAACAGGTTGATAAAGTGTTTTTGGCAAGGCTCCAGTGTTCTTAgtcttattttttgtcttttttcaacACTGTAAGCACATAGATAGTGGACATACAGTTAGACAGCAGCGTTTAACCACTGGTGGTGGAATGAAATGCTGACTTATGCATTGTTGTCATGCAACTTTGCAGCAATTTTCTGCAGCTCCAGATCCATCGCTGCAAGGTTTTCCAGCTCTTTCTCCTGAAAAACAGGAAAATCAGTGTCAGCAACTAAATACCATCAGTCTGAATTAGACACGTTTTTTTCCCCAGCCTGCTCCAAACTCTGCATAATGTGAGAAACGGCAGATGGAGGTAAAACATTCTTTACTTTCCCTCAAGATCGCCTCCTACACCCcgatttgtttttctgcttagAGTATCTTACAAGATGAGGAGGTCTCTGCGGGCCATCGCTCTTTTAATGGGTGAATTATGACTTTGATTGCTTTAGGAGGCGATAATCATGAAGTTCTTGGTGCGATTACTGCAGAAGTCATAAAAAACTAATGCTGAAAGTGCAAATATAAACAAGGGGACTAACAAGCAAGAGCTGCAAAGGATTTTAGGCAATAAATACAAAGTGTATGGAGCCACTGCTCATGAATATACTGgctgcttttttctgtttttgggaCATGCTCCTGGGAGAGTTCCTGATGTGCATTTGCACAGATGCATATTCACTAATTCTGAAGGCGAAATCCTGACATGTTGGTGTTGACATGAGATTTCCATAATAAGGAAAGTTTCTTTTTGCCCTAGTGAAACAGAGTGTTGGAGGCACTGGATGTACCTCATGACTTTACAGGGTCAACTGaatatattttcatttgaaGGTCAACAGTTTGTGCAGCATGAAGCACGTACTTTAACACGTGAAACatccagatgtttttattcctaATGGTCTGTGGTAGATTATAACTTCACTACCAAGATTTacagaaaaacattaaatagcttcttttttttttgccttaattCTAATTGCAACATCTTAAGTAGTAGAAATATTGAACTTATTCAACTCTACATTTTCTTTACTATTCTATAGTTCAATGGTCTAGTTTGCAGTTTTTACCTCCTGTGCAGTGAGTGCTTTCTGCTGTGTGCTCCTCTTTGCCTCCTCCTGATTGGAGTGGTTGGACAGCTCATTTATCTTATAGCTCAGCAACTTGGCCAGTTCATTCATCTGAGCACAGAAAATCAGAACCattgtacatttaaaaactttacAACCTATAGGATGGAATTATAATGTGCTAATCCGTTTTTTGTTCAATAATACTTGAAATAGAATGGATGTTGGGTCAATGCATTTTAGTAACTTTTAGGAGGCTAAACATTTTAAGAAGTGAaagaataaaagctgaaatgacATTCACTAAATCTACATGTTTGAGCTGTGCAGTCTTTTAAGCCACAAACCTTCAGCTGCAAACATTTGCAACCATTTAATCTATCTTCACACAATTCCTACCTTGTTTGAGGTGGCAGCATGCCCATCTGAATCCCTTTTATACCAGGCAGGATGGTAGAAACTTCTGAAAATCCAAGGGTTGCGCTTTTCTGCCAGATACCTGAAAAACAGCCTCAATTAAATGCTGTTCCACCAGCAGTTTCTGGCAGCACATGTACACTGCTCAGCAGTTTGTTCATTTCTGGTGCAAGATTGAGTTTGGATCTCTGTCTATTGCAAACATGTATCATTGAACTCTGCAGTGTTCCTGCTCCAGGGCACAGGAGAATCAATTTGCAGAATAAAACTGTAGGAGTGGTAAAATGTGATAACAGTACCTCAGAGCGTCATCTTTGTCCTTTTCTCCATTCTTGTCCACTTCTTCCTGTTCTTGGCCGTGTCTTTTGTCAATGCCCCAGTCCTCCTGGCTGCGTTCTCCCTCTGGTtcgtctctctcctcttcagagaGCTCCTCACCACGCTTATGTCTCCTCTGGTGGTGTCTGCCAGCCCTCCATTCTCTCTTGTCTCTTCCAGTATCAAAATCCCAGTATTCCTGgcttctctcctcttcaggCTCATCCCTGGCTTCCTCTGAGAGCTCTTCATCACGTTTGTGCTTCCTCTGGTGGTGCCTGCCAGCCCTCCACTCTCTCTTGTCTCTTCCAGTATCAAAGTCCCAGTATTCTTGGCTGCGCTCTTCATCTGGCTCTTCTCTGGCTTCCTCTGAGAGCTCTTCGTCACGTTTGTGTCTCCTCTGGTGGTGTCTGCCTGCTCTCCAGTCTCTTTTGTCTCTTCCAGTATCAAAGTCCCAGTATTCTTGGCTGCGCTCTTCATCAGGCTCTTCACGGGCTTCCTCAGAGAGATCCTCATCACGCTTGTGTCTCCTCTGGCTGTGTCTGCCTGCTCTCCAGTCCCTTTTGTCCAGTCCCCAAGACTCCTGGCTGCGTTCTTCCTCAGGTGCGTCTTCAGTGAGTTCTTCATCCCGTTTGTGTCTCCTCTGACTGTGTCTTCCTGCTCTCCAGTCTCTTTTGTCCAGTCCCCAAGACTCCTGGCTGCGTTCTTCTTCAGCGAGTTCTTCATCCCGTTTGTGTCTCCTCTGACTGTGTCTGCCTGCTCTCCAGTTCCTTTTGTCCAGTCCCCAAGACTCCTGGCTGCGTTCTTCCTCAGGTGCTTCTTCAGCGAGTTCTTCATCCCGTTTATGTCTCCTCTGGCTGTGTCTGCCTGCTCTCCAGTCTCTTTTGTCCAGTCCCCATGATTCCTGGCTGCGTTCTTCCTCAGGTGCTTCTTCAGCGAGTTCTTCATCACGCTTGTGTCTCCTCTGGCTGTGTCTGCCTGCTCTCCAGTCTCTTTTGTCCAGTCCCCAAGACTCCTGGCTGCGTTCTTCCTCAGGTGCTTCTTCAGCAAGTTCTTCATCCCGTTTATGTCTCCTCTGGCTGTGTCTGCCTGCTCTCCAGTCTCTTTTGTCCAGTCCCCATGATTCCTGGCTGCGTTCTTCCTCAGGTGCTTCTTCAGTGAGTTCTTCATCCCGTTTGTGTCTCCTCTGGCTGTGTCTTCCTGCTCTCCAGTCTCTTTTGTCCAGTCCCCATGATTCCTGGCTACGCTCCTCTTCAGGCTCTTCCCTGGCTTCTTCTGAGAGCTCTTCATCACGCTTGTGTTTCCTCTGGCTGTGtcttcctgctctccagtttctTTTGTCAAGACCCCAAGACTCCTGGCTGCGTTCGCCGTCTTCCTCCCCTTCGTCTCCACGTTTAGTGAGCTTGGTGTAGATGTAACGGTGTAAGGGGTTCCATTTGTGCTTGTCtgtctcctcctcgtcctcataTCCATCCCTCTTGTCGAGACCCCAAGACTCCTGGCTGCGCTCCTCCTCAGGTTCCTCCCTCTCGTCTCCTAAAGATTCCTCATCTCGTTTGTGTTTCCTTTGGTGGTGTCTTCCTGGCCTCCAGttcctcttctctttgtcctcctcttcttcatcatctgaTCTTTTGTCCAACCCCCAACTCTCCTGACTGCGCTcttggtcttcttcttcttcttctcctcgttTGTGTTTCCTCTGGTGTTGCCTGCCGGGCCTCCAGCCGCTCCTCTTCTCTcgctctgtttcttcttcttccccttgGTTCTCgtgtctcttctccttctcgTCACCAAAGCTCCAGGATTCTTGGCTGCGCTCATCTTCTGgggtttctcttttttcttccactGTTTTCAGGAGAGCCTCGATGTCCTTCACATCTGCTTCTTTTGCCTGTGGCACCTCGGGTTGACCTTTGACTTCTTCAGTGCTCTTCTTGTCCAGTGGGGCATGTTTAACCCCTGTTACAGAtcaagacacaagacaagatcaaaagaGGTGTAATCACCCATTTGAAATGGCACTTAGAGGCAGTTCAGGGTACATTTTCTCATTGCACTCAGCTTTTAGGTCAAATCTatcacttgttttattttagtttcacTTAAGTTAAAATATATTGAAGAACAAGGCTCTTCATTATAGAGAAGTTgcttgaaaatataaacaatCTGATTTCTTGTAGCGATTTATATCACAAGCTAGTTGCCAGGATATTAAATGCATGAACCAGCTCAATGTCTGCACGACCTGACCATGATTTAAATTTGCCTGTTTACTATCTCCATGCACATTGAAAAATCGCTCGTGCTACAAACCTGCTTGGATAATGTCCTTGCAGTCCTGATCCAGTTGGGAGTCCGGTTTGGATAGAGCTTTGGAGAGAACTTCAACCAAGCATCGTGTCACCTGAAACGAACGGCATCAAAATATATATCTTATTATTGTTGTAgcttttgtagtttttgattTCTGCATTGCTGCTGTTCTAAtctttaaaaatagtttaaGTGACATACCACATCTTCTCTTTGTCCTTCTTTTCCTACCGGCAGCGCTAGGTTTTCTACACAAGCAAAAGTATGAATTAGTCAAATAGCAGAAACTGAAACAGATCACTtgaaggaatgaatgaaggtGAAAGAGCCGTCcgtgtctctgtccatggtccTGAACTGCGCTCTGAAAACTTGCAACACTATGCAGCGAGAAAACCACGACTTCTTCACCTACCTGTCAAAAGACCCACAACCGcagcaaacacaaaaagaagtCTCATCTTGGCGAAATGGAAGGTAAATCCGAGGAAAAAGTGCAAGAAACACCAGCTCCCGTCCACTCCGCAGCGGTACGAGAGAGGTGCGCTGGCTAGGGCGCTTTGCTGCTCTGAGGACTGGAGCCGAGGAGCGGCTCTAATAAAGAGAGGAGTGGGCACGAGGAGCGTGGGAGGAGGGCTTAGGGCTGTTAATGTCATGACTCATTAGACCTGCAAAGAGGGTGTCCTGAGTGAGGTTTGATGCATGCACAATGTCGACATTTTACGGAAAGTGAATTAGTAATGTAGTTACTGTCACGGTTCATTCAGGTGATAACGTAATAGATTTAAGAGACGGGTGGGAGGGAagggtgtttgtgtttaatgccATCATGTGCCTGAGGACAGGACAGATAGGTGCAGGGGGTGGAGAAAACATCACGATGCCACTTTGCAAAGatttagaaatattttttatagtCGGACTGATGATTATTCGGCTCAGCCCCCCTGTGTTAGCTGCTGATATTAACATAAGGATAaaataaggtaagataagacCATCGTATTGATCCCCAGAGGGGGAATTCGCTTGTTACAGTAgcttacaataattaaaaagtaTCTGAAGTGatcaaaggtaaaaaaaaaaaaaaaaaaaaagaaagaaaataattcaacaaaaatgattaaaagtcaGTATAAAATACTTAGAAAATCTACACACTCTGTGCACCTTTTCACTAAAAGAAGGTGGTCTCTAAACAAAGCATCCGATTGCAGGTCTGCTGCGTGGTATTGCATTAGACTGCAGACTTCTTTACTATGTAAtgctctattttttttattgcattttagaAAAGGCTTCCCCCAGTCTCTGGCTGAGGTTATGTAATCCCTCCTTATTATCAACTGCAATGTTGCCCtacatttcttgttttcttgtaTAATTTAATGTAGTATCATGTAACAGATATAAAACAAGTTAAATTAGGCATGTTCAGCCAGAGAGCCCGACAAACCCTGAGTCACAATTTGTAACTCTTCAATAATTTATTCAGCCCTTAACGCATTGCAGCTAGTTTCCCATGGGGCTCTCCATCCCCAGTTGAGGCGCTGGTTAATGGAGAGACGTGAGTCAATCGTTTTTGTGGTTAACACTCAAGTGTTAGAAGAGCACTACGCATCTTTTTCAACCCTCTTTTCTTTGTTATAGGTAAAGTGGTTACACAAAATAGTATGTAAGAGTAATTCTCATGAGAACCAAGCAAATTTAAGTTACTACAAAACATCTGCAAGGTCTTGTGTGACTATATTTGTTGAGACAAGACACATCTCAATTTCAGACTTTTCCCTCTAATCCCTAGCTTCCTGTAAAAGTAGGTTGTGCATGAATATGTGTATCTTAATCTGTGACTGCTGCTGTCTTGGTAACAAAATGAATAGATTGGGATGAACTGACATGTGCAGTGACAGAGCTCAGACTCAGCCGTCTCGACTCAGCATGGCTCAGGACATTCAAACCGACAACTACTGGCATCTTCTTTTTTGGCACTTTGCATGATTTCTTGTTTGGCTTCCTTGTGCAATTCGTCCTTTCCtttagcatatatttttcattctaatttaagaaaaacaagtcaaaaGAGACCCATGTGTGACCCTTTTATATGGGCTTCAGTACATCTGCATATATTCGTATAATGGGCGTCTGTAGATGCATATGGATGCAAATGTTTACATAGGACGTTTATACAACAAGCACTGACCTTTATGTATGGCAAAGTACATTCGAATTCAATCATGTCTTGAAAACCACACACCCAGAAACTGCAACAGCTGCAAGCCAAATGAAAATATCGTGCTCCATAAATCTGCTCTCTCGCCTGTGCTTCTCATGCCCACATGCTCGGCTACTGACATCCATCTTCGTTACAGCAGACAAGCTCCATAATAGTAACTGAAATAATTGCTGGTCAGAACATAAAAACTGTAATGTCAGGCATCAAGGCAATGATCGAGGGCAACCAGTGAACCCAGTACTGTGTGTGGATGATAGATTATTACATGTTTTGTGCAGAAGCAGCAGAGCAGTGCTCTGTAGTTTCCACTGCTGTCTCCAGGGAGGAAGTCATGTCTGTGACTGAAGCTTAGTTCTCCACACTGAGCCATCCAGCTACTAGATATCAAAAGCACTGAAGCACTAAATTATACAAGTACCATGCTCTGAacaatatttgtgtgtgtgtccatggaTTCCTTTGCACCCACGTGTGatgctgtgtatgtgttttcatgGCCTTACCGCCACAGCTCCAGGCCTGATTAATATTTTAGTGAGCCATGAAGATATAGGAGCttacagagaagaggaggatttcAGAGGGGAAGCTCGATGAGTGCAGACAGGTTCTGTGAGCACGACTCGGTGAGATCAGTCCCtgtctgcaaaaacacacaggcCCTTTCATCCCGACTATTTACATGTATGAACAAAAGAAGAGTGACTGAGGATGAGCACGATGCAGAACACCAAATGAAAGCCTCAGCTGGGCTTTGATCTCCTAGGGGGACAAGCTTTTTGTTTGGCTCCAAACTAAAGAGAGACTTTGATGATAGTCCAAGAACAATAGGAGAGTCTGTGTGTGGTCATTTGTGGTCAAACACACTTATTTTAATAAACTGTGTGGTTAATACTTCATCTTGGTCTGACTTTTTCTGGCAATAGGcagttatattttctttttggtGAACCATTTACTCTCAGACTTAAGCACAATTTTATGTAAGATCCAAAGCTCAAACTAATTAGCCAT belongs to Notolabrus celidotus isolate fNotCel1 chromosome 13, fNotCel1.pri, whole genome shotgun sequence and includes:
- the chgb gene encoding secretogranin-1 isoform X2; amino-acid sequence: MRLLFVFAAVVGLLTENLALPVGKEGQREDVVTRCLVEVLSKALSKPDSQLDQDCKDIIQAGVKHAPLDKKSTEEVKGQPEVPQAKEADVKDIEALLKTVEEKRETPEDERSQESWSFGDEKEKRHENQGEEEETEREKRSGWRPGRQHQRKHKRGEEEEEDQERSQESWGLDKRSDDEEEEDKEKRNWRPGRHHQRKHKRDEESLGDEREEPEEERSQESWGLDKRDGYEDEEETDKHKWNPLHRYIYTKLTKRGDEGEEDGERSQESWGLDKRNWRAGRHSQRKHKRDEELSEEAREEPEEERSQESWGLDKRDWRAGRHSQRRHKRDEELTEEAPEEERSQESWGLDKRDWRAGRHSQRRHKRDEELAEEAPEEERSQESWGLDKRDWRAGRHSQRRHKRDEELAEEAPEEERSQESWGLDKRDWRAGRHSQRRHKRDEELAEEAPEEERSQESWGLDKRNWRAGRHSQRRHKRDEELAEEERSQESWGLDKRDWRAGRHSQRRHKRDEELTEDAPEEERSQESWGLDKRDWRAGRHSQRRHKRDEDLSEEAREEPDEERSQEYWDFDTGRDKRDWRAGRHHQRRHKRDEELSEEAREEPDEERSQEYWDFDTGRDKREWRAGRHHQRKHKRDEELSEEARDEPEEERSQEYWDFDTGRDKREWRAGRHHQRRHKRGEELSEEERDEPEGERSQEDWGIDKRHGQEQEEVDKNGEKDKDDALRYLAEKRNPWIFRSFYHPAWYKRDSDGHAATSNKEKELENLAAMDLELQKIAAKLHDNNA
- the chgb gene encoding secretogranin-1 isoform X1, whose protein sequence is MRLLFVFAAVVGLLTENLALPVGKEGQREDVVTRCLVEVLSKALSKPDSQLDQDCKDIIQAGVKHAPLDKKSTEEVKGQPEVPQAKEADVKDIEALLKTVEEKRETPEDERSQESWSFGDEKEKRHENQGEEEETEREKRSGWRPGRQHQRKHKRGEEEEEDQERSQESWGLDKRSDDEEEEDKEKRNWRPGRHHQRKHKRDEESLGDEREEPEEERSQESWGLDKRDGYEDEEETDKHKWNPLHRYIYTKLTKRGDEGEEDGERSQESWGLDKRNWRAGRHSQRKHKRDEELSEEAREEPEEERSQESWGLDKRDWRAGRHSQRRHKRDEELTEEAPEEERSQESWGLDKRDWRAGRHSQRRHKRDEELAEEAPEEERSQESWGLDKRDWRAGRHSQRRHKRDEELAEEAPEEERSQESWGLDKRDWRAGRHSQRRHKRDEELAEEAPEEERSQESWGLDKRNWRAGRHSQRRHKRDEELAEEERSQESWGLDKRDWRAGRHSQRRHKRDEELTEDAPEEERSQESWGLDKRDWRAGRHSQRRHKRDEDLSEEAREEPDEERSQEYWDFDTGRDKRDWRAGRHHQRRHKRDEELSEEAREEPDEERSQEYWDFDTGRDKREWRAGRHHQRKHKRDEELSEEARDEPEEERSQEYWDFDTGRDKREWRAGRHHQRRHKRGEELSEEERDEPEGERSQEDWGIDKRHGQEQEEVDKNGEKDKDDALRYLAEKRNPWIFRSFYHPAWYKRDSDGHAATSNKMNELAKLLSYKINELSNHSNQEEAKRSTQQKALTAQEEKELENLAAMDLELQKIAAKLHDNNA